Part of the Cydia pomonella isolate Wapato2018A chromosome 20, ilCydPomo1, whole genome shotgun sequence genome is shown below.
GAACCCTTTCTAAGGCCCTTTTCTTTTTTCTTACACATTTTTTATCAACTATTCCGTTCAACCGTATTGCTCCTTGTATTGCATAGTGTAATACGCCTATTATGTAAgtagataatttaataaaatcgcaattcgaagtatttgaattttgtttttaagtgtTGATCTGTCAATCAGTATTCTACAGAGTTTGAtaagatttattaaattatattaagctAATGTACTCGAAAAGATattgtgaaaaataaaagaaattttaataaaaaatcgtttattcTTATTTCATACATAACATAAGATCACGACGGCGTCAAAGCAGTATTTTATAACGACGTTCATCCGAACATAATTACAACAAATAAACACAAACTACATGACGCTAATACAGAACAGacaaaataacggtaattttttaTAGGGTTGAATGGAGTCAGATCAAGTTAACTCTGCAGTGacttttgatagcacagactattagaatttattttaaacgtcataatttaatataagtttgagttttaaaataacacatagcctgtacagtcacgtctgaataCTTCGatacgatcgaagtgccaaaaatatgtatgcaggactttatggcccatatattagggtagtgtatacatatttttggcactttgcccgtatcgatattttcagacgtgaccgtactatcAAAATCGCCACAGAGTTGGCTTGGtctaacattaaaaataattgtaggtTGGATATATTTATGACATTATCGTATTCTGTACTCTATATCCTATATCTAGTACCAAAATAAGACTAACGTAACGAGCAAACTTCCAGTTTTggacatttttatttgtagaaattattacacaaaaaggTTCACAAAATGGTGGCCAAAATATTGATATCCTCCTTCAACCGCCGTAACCGCCTTCGTCAACCAGCTGACGACATTCTTGCGTACGAGATACGGAAGAAGATATCAAATCAATCGCTCGATATCGatttttttgattgattgattgataaagTAGGCCAGGGTGCcaagccaagatgacaatcattCACAACGTAGCGAACGAAATATATAAGTGCGACTGAACTAAGACATTGCGTATCGTTCGCTATGGACCGAACGATGGGCATTTCGGCCAGGCACACTaggtttacattttttattttgtttcgttGGTCTGTCTTTAGTGCCACCAGTTAAAAATCTcaccaataaaatcaaaaccaaTTCATCACATTACTTCAGCTTAAAAAGGATTCAATATCAAaccaagtttaaaaataatatcaacCTTATATTAATGGGGCATAAGATTCAAATTACAACTAGGTATACGAAAATGTTTAGCTACTATACTATACGATTATATACAAAAATCGATTCAGGtggtagtatattatattttacaagtaGGTACAAAGGTAGAGAAGTTGTTAATAAAGCTACatttaatacatatacatactgaTAGATTTGCAATGTGGTAAATTGgcatgtattttaaataagtttcaggttttatttatgttcaatTACATTTGTATAGTTggacaaaacaataaatttgaaACTAAACAAATATTGTGTATTCCGCCCCGCGACCGCTCCGCGTCGGTTCCGCATTCGACCGGCGGACCGAGGGCGGATTGGACGCGGCGCCGCGCTACGGGCGCTACGGCAGTGTGGCATAGCTCATATCGTTCTGTGCATTTCGAGTTGCGCGTAATTTTGAATCTAAACAAATAAGCTGTCAAAGTTAAATAATTGGTGTTGTAGTAACCCCTCGGTGCCCAGTGACATCATATGTCAGTATTGAATCTTATATAGTTGGTATAAGATATCGTATATGGGTTCAGGCGGGCTAACATCAGGAATGGCACTTTTTCGTGAACACATCTGTTATTAACGACTTTTGGAGTTTATAAATAAAGCTCCATTGAATTTCTTTATTCATATGTTGGCAATTTAAGAAATGTGCTTCACCTGATAAAGCATGTAATCAATAAGGTATATAATTGGACATATGACTAATTCCGTACATGGCGGGAAGAAGTTCATAACTcgagagagaaaaaaaatgaagaaatttgaaccttatataattttactttaagttCAAATTTGTTCCATTTTATATctcgagttatcaacttcttcccgccgtgtacggaATTGAAAGTTGAAGACttcagattaaaataaaaggataaACGAGTTAATGCTCATTGAGCTAAAGTGATTTTTACTTCAAGTGCAAATAGTAAAATACAGTATACAGTAATTACAGTAATGATTACAAagtaaacaacaaaataaatgccagcattttttttgtaacattgtATCCAATATCAAAGACCTTTCAAAGTATCATTCACTCTTCAGTCTGCTAAGCTGCTTTTGATACAGCCAGTTGGAtcaatttaatacaataattatCACATTCCAAAATTTGCGGACCGCAGGCCGTATCCAGACCTATTTTCTGCTGTACACACATTACATTTGGTTATTTAATGAACTTAAGTAGACGCAATggacattttatttcaaaaacccGAGCTCTAAATAAACTAATTGGTGACACCTGGTGTAATAAATATAGTTGGGATCCGTTTAAGGCCATGtttggtatcgtgttctgattaggataatgttatagaaaattttcttgacacgaataattttttttcacaacttgtcccaaaaaaaatatattccgtTGAACGAGAACACCATACTTTTTCGTAACTTAATGGAAGATTTTTTTAGGTCATTTAAATTGCGTTTATACtgtattgtacagaataggaaaatctatctatccaccaaactttattgaaattggacgaaaaaaaataaaaattataaattgaaccaaCTGTACTCACAAACATCCTTACTAATTTAACCTAAACTCTAAATTACATCTAAGACCAGAATTAAACTTACATCTCCACATCCATTTCTCCATCCATGCCCATGTCAGGTACGAGAACACCATTACGTTTCTttggttcttcttcttctcttctGTTCTCTGAAGTAGTACCCTTTAGTTTGTCTACTACACTTTCCTTGGGCTGCCAGACAACCAGGGACATGCAGGGCTTTTCTAACCTGTAATAAGGAGTTAGGTTTTTGGcaatttaacaatttgaaataaatctccatccataaaaatttggttttgataattattatcatatttttttgtaaatcaaGGACTTTTAACACAGGCTTGTCTTGTGTATCCTCTAAATCATTTCTTTGAGGAGCTAAACATTGACCTCACACTTGTTTTGCATCTCTTTCTACCGGGTAATTCTTTTAACTCATTCACTGCCAGCTACCTACTAGGCGAGTTCTTTTGCTACATACAGTTTTTCCTGAGTTATACTTGTTGTGTAACTCAAGTAACTCAACAGCTGTTTTAAAGAAATACAATGTTACATGTACTTAGAGACAATCACCTAGCAGAGTAATGAATGGGACCACCAGCTTCAGTTCCTCCTTTGTGGTGTCCttggtataaattaaaaatggccCACAATGGCAGAAAGACACACATATGTGTGGACCCACCTATTGGCATGAGCATAACTATTTATATggtgtaaaaagtaaaatttaagtGGAAAAACCAAACTGTTCTTACCTTTCAATTAGCGCAGGAGGTATCAGGGGCTCATCCGTAAGTTTCTTTATCTCCTCCGAGAGCACAATAGTGTGTCCTTTTAATTTATCTCTGACATCAGTGGTGGCCAGAGTGTCCATGTCCATGAGCCCAGCATCCATACTCATAGAATTATTACTACTGGCTAGGTGGTGTGTTCTATAGTCTGTAGACAGATGAAGACCGTTCAGGTGATCTGCCATTTTGTCTTcagttatatatatctttgcaGGGCTGAAATGAGAGTAAAGTGTTTTCATTGTCTAAATGTTCTCAATGGAATTATTAACTTAAAATGTTGAACTATCCTATAGTTTTTTACAGcgttagaaagaaggtaagcaatctttttgtctttttattaaaaaacacttttgaaaaataagtcacagcaaatacgtaacaattataaatcatatacaatTATTAAGATTCTTTTGCTTTCTTAagcacagtcagcatcaaaaatagcaGATCAAACAACACTTCAGAAGTATCTACCatttgtaacagcttaacaaaaagagatggttctatatgtagaacaataaaCCTACTTTAAAAAGGACATAACTTTGCTGGAAAAAGTACAGCGAAGAGCAACTAAAATGGTTGCTTCATTGAAAGACAAGCCATATGAACAGCTTCAAGAATTAGGTCTTACAACAGAAGGAAGCGAGACAATCTTATTGAGACATACAAAATCTTATCTGGACACTAAAATGTTCCAAATATTAAAGACCTATACACATCAAGCCAGAATGTAAGGTTGAGAGAACACTctaataaacacaagtgctgtgatataacgcatcagctccaagagctggtagtgtatcaaaaaaaaaaaattaagactgtaaaatatatacttttgaacgtgaattttagagatttatctatatttggaaaagttatctggaataccagatacttttggtgcgttgtttcatctgctactattgatgctgactgtgccTAACATAAACAAACTTTTAAAAAGCCTTATTCAGTAATTTTGCATATGTTATTTCAAACGTCTAGCTTCTATGAAAtcatgacgtttaaaataacacttgtacagCCTAtggtatcaaaatcgctgccaacttagcctGGTCTAACTCTGACCTCAATTTAAAGCTAGAAGACACCCTGGTGGGGTGCGAAAAGTAAAGATTCAAAAGTTAGATGGATGAATGAAACtgcaaatgaaaattaaatatctacatacattGATGGCTCTGGATCCAAACTTTTCCGTTTGCAGTGCATTATTGTAGAAAACCGGGGTTGCTGAGGCACTTGAGCGTTGAACTGCACCAGCTGGGGCGGTGAATGCGACCCCCAAGACAATCCCTGCATATTCCATGGTCCTCCCGAAGGCACGGGCATTATGTGCGGTTCGTGAGCGTAGTCGTCGTTGTCACCGTACGAATAGTTTGAAAACGATATGTAATCCATTGTTTTAACCCAATTCTCGATCACTTCAAAATCAACACACTTTACAAAAACTTGCACTTTCAAGGAAATTATATACTTTCACACCTTCGCAGGCATTCACAACAGACAATAACAAACAACTGACATTTCCTAAACCATAGACTTTTTTGGGTTATAGAAATTTCTTGAACTTTCTTTGAACATCTGTGGCACAGATACCATAGACTTTGggtgacaaaaaaaaagcaatattATCGGACATCTTTTTTATTATGATAAAGCACgtaatttattaaaagaatattatctttaattaattatattgtaattgtaaaatattaaagtgGAGGGAGAGTTGCCgcatttgaatattttattttaattgcaacACGGCACTCGTCAACAACTGTCACATTTATTGGCAATCGGGCGCCGCTTGCCTTGCTCTCGTGTTTGTTAACTTTACTGGTTTTGCGCCTTTCACCAATACAAATCGAGTTTACAAACTGCTTTCCTACATAGTAGTGTTTATATGACTCGTGCGGACTAGTATTCTTATTTATTCCCATCTAAAATGGTTTATATTGTATGAAGTGGGTCACAACACGTCTGATTCAAAATGGGTTTAGACTTCGACGTTCTAGAGTTTTGTAAAAAACTCCGTCAAAACCGGCCTCCACCTTACCAATGTCCCTTGGAAAAGTGTGACAAAGTGTACAAGAGTTTGTGTGGGCTGCAGTATCACCTGGTGAACTACGATCATGATAATCCAACGCCCGCTACCCCGGCCTCTGTTAGCCACCGTAAAAAGGGCAGATCGACGCGGGCGCCAGTACCAACCGGCGATATAGCCCTACAAAGTCCACCTAAAGAAGCCCTAACTTTTGCGGAAGCCCAGAAAGTGGTCCAGTTTGAGATAGATGGCAAAATTAGCAGGATTCCTATAGATCAGCCCCTGCCGATAATGTCGCTTGAGGATTGGCAAAAGAAGAATGCAGAGCTTGAAAAACCAGTGCCGTTTGTTGAGCCAGCGCCTGAACCGCATGTTAAATTGCCTGAGGCCAGCTTCAAGgtaaattttactgtattttaacAATATAAGTTAGGTGTGCATTATACTATTCATAATAACAGTAATGTTTTAAGACAGTCACTAACATGTGTCAACATCATGGATATCATAGCACATAGAAATAGTGAAAGTTAGACTGGTGTAGTTTTGTTAGAGAGCCACTATGAGGGTGGCATTTGTTTAATaaccctcaataaataaataaagatttaaaaaaaaaacattagtcaACAATATTTAGCAAAGACAGCAAAAAATAACCAACTAGAACTTTGTATTTGATATCAGATTGTATTTGCATTTTGCATAAAggcaagtttttattttagaatacatACTTATTCATGCATATAGGTGGCCAAACAAGTTTGTCAAAGGCGCAAAGCTCAAATTGTTTATGAGACAATAACCCTTCACCTACATTTAATTCGCCaattttttctactgacagaaatggcttgacaggctataaatacaaaaatttcaGCTCATTGAGGATTACAATGAACGAGTTTGCGATGCTCCTCCCCGGCCGAATGCCTACATTCGCTTCATAGAAAAGTCGGCCGAGGAACTAGATGGTGAAGTGGAGTATGATGTGGACGAGGAAGATACGGCGTGGCTTGAAATTATTAACAAGACGAGGGTCAAGCAAGGCCTGCCGCCTGTTTCAGTGGATACCTTGGAGCTATTGATGGATAGACTGGAGAAAGAATCCTACTTTCAGGTACAAACAAGATATGGTGTGTATTCTCTACATGCCATTCATTATTGCAAACCTGCTGTAAACCAGAGGCTCAAATATGATTGCTAGAGATCATACAATACTTTAAGGTCACTTGCCTaccttatgtacaaaatatcaaaatagggAAGTGCtgcattttttattcataaaaacgCTCACTTCCTCAAAAATGGGGGACTATTCTCCctcattttcattatatttggCATTCCTATAACCGTTTATAAGGGTGTCaggaattatgcaaaattgaaccataTCACTctgaaataagaatcaaaatcagGTGACAAATAAATTCTCtctgacttatttatttatttcaaaaataaaagtaaatacattATCAATTAAACTAAGATGTGTTCATATGGTTATCAGATCATTATAGTTAATCATACCACTTTGGCACATTTAGTTTTATCTCATTTCCCAATGTTGTTGTTCTTTATTCCAGGCATCTCAAACCGGCCAACAAACAGCGGCCCAGGTAGATGAAGATGCAGTCTGCTGCATCTGCATGGACGGTGAATGCCAGAACACCAACGTCATCCTGTTCTGCGACATGTGTAACTTAGCTGTGCATCAAGACTGCTATGGGGTAGGTCccaataaaaattcaaaaggtAGAAAAGATTCCACAACATTTAAGCTAAGCCCATCTTAATAAACTGGTTTAAATATTGTCCTCACTATATTTAGCTTGAAGAAAGTAATTACTGTTGAAAACATAATTCAAGCATGTATCAGAGGCAGCAGAAGGCAGCAATGGGCAAGCTAAAAAGCTT
Proteins encoded:
- the LOC133529246 gene encoding uncharacterized protein LOC133529246 encodes the protein MDYISFSNYSYGDNDDYAHEPHIMPVPSGGPWNMQGLSWGSHSPPQLVQFNAQVPQQPRFSTIMHCKRKSLDPEPSIPAKIYITEDKMADHLNGLHLSTDYRTHHLASSNNSMSMDAGLMDMDTLATTDVRDKLKGHTIVLSEEIKKLTDEPLIPPALIERLEKPCMSLVVWQPKESVVDKLKGTTSENRREEEEPKKRNGVLVPDMGMDGEMDVEM